A single region of the Pseudalkalibacillus berkeleyi genome encodes:
- the abc-f gene encoding ribosomal protection-like ABC-F family protein: MLILKAVNIGVEIEGKTIFENANIEIHKGDHVALVGRNGVGKTTLIKCLMGETLPTYGSVHHYVKKESWGVVCQEAALDGDMTARSFVELETQPLYEAKQQLLQSEKMLQNCPEDAKRIHMYNQALQTYLDLDGYDWESSVEQYLRQLGISEALWEVPFDQLSGGQKTRAKLARVIQRDPDCLLLDEPTNHLDAETIEWLADWLRAYKGTVLFISHERAFIDHVANVTYELSYEGTKKYVGGYTEYKRQKDHEFRSAEAAYQKQQAERNKLMEAVTNYRQWFQKAHDAASERDPFAKKKANKNMTRLKAKEAALERLEANKVKKPEQATGIHVDLVSQAFNSRTFARFEDVSFGYEAGVNVLEGMTFTIERGDRIAVVGKNGTGKTTLLKLMTGALQPTSGNVQHHPNLQTGFFMQELEGLQGDGTVLDQILHLPGMTQSDARTILACFLFKGDTVYKKLKDLSMGEKCRVAFVKLYFSNANLLVLDEPTNYLDIETRERIEDALEWYQGAVVMVSHDPYMLEKVSNRVLTLDDGFYDYRDSYQNWKQHHRRSTETQHIHNEIERLKLELSNLINQEMNTDEEEDLMGQMQALHKRIEQLKSTIN, from the coding sequence ATGCTTATTTTAAAAGCGGTAAATATAGGAGTAGAGATTGAAGGCAAAACCATATTTGAAAATGCGAATATCGAAATTCATAAAGGGGATCATGTTGCGTTGGTTGGACGAAATGGAGTCGGTAAAACGACGCTCATTAAATGTTTAATGGGAGAGACATTACCGACGTACGGATCTGTTCACCATTACGTGAAAAAAGAGAGCTGGGGAGTTGTCTGCCAAGAGGCTGCACTCGATGGAGATATGACCGCACGTTCATTTGTTGAGCTTGAAACCCAACCTCTTTATGAAGCAAAACAACAACTTCTCCAGTCAGAGAAAATGCTTCAAAACTGTCCGGAAGATGCGAAGCGAATCCATATGTACAATCAAGCCTTACAGACCTATTTGGATTTGGATGGATATGACTGGGAAAGTAGCGTGGAACAATACCTTAGGCAGTTGGGTATCTCTGAAGCCCTTTGGGAGGTTCCTTTCGATCAATTAAGTGGTGGGCAGAAGACACGGGCAAAACTAGCTAGGGTGATACAACGAGACCCTGACTGTCTTTTATTAGATGAACCGACAAATCATCTCGATGCGGAAACGATAGAGTGGCTTGCTGACTGGCTTCGAGCATATAAAGGCACGGTTTTGTTCATATCACATGAAAGAGCCTTTATTGATCATGTTGCTAATGTTACGTATGAGTTGTCTTATGAGGGTACGAAAAAATACGTAGGTGGATATACCGAGTATAAGCGACAAAAAGATCATGAGTTTCGTTCTGCAGAAGCTGCTTATCAAAAACAGCAGGCTGAACGAAATAAGCTGATGGAAGCTGTAACGAACTATCGACAATGGTTTCAAAAAGCGCACGATGCTGCAAGTGAAAGAGATCCATTTGCTAAGAAAAAAGCGAACAAAAATATGACAAGACTAAAGGCAAAAGAAGCGGCGTTAGAACGGTTAGAAGCGAACAAGGTTAAGAAGCCGGAGCAAGCCACAGGTATCCATGTAGATTTAGTATCCCAAGCGTTTAATAGCAGGACATTTGCTCGGTTTGAAGATGTATCATTCGGCTATGAGGCAGGGGTGAATGTACTAGAAGGCATGACGTTTACAATCGAACGGGGAGATAGGATCGCTGTAGTTGGTAAGAATGGTACTGGGAAAACAACGTTGTTGAAGCTGATGACAGGAGCCCTACAACCTACGTCAGGAAATGTTCAACATCATCCCAACCTTCAAACTGGGTTTTTCATGCAAGAATTAGAAGGACTTCAAGGTGACGGAACAGTACTAGATCAAATCCTTCATTTACCAGGCATGACACAATCCGATGCGCGCACCATTCTTGCTTGCTTTTTATTTAAAGGAGATACCGTTTATAAAAAGCTCAAAGACTTAAGCATGGGTGAGAAGTGCCGAGTCGCATTCGTTAAGCTGTATTTTTCCAACGCGAACCTGCTCGTATTAGACGAACCAACGAACTACTTGGATATTGAGACGCGCGAAAGGATAGAAGATGCACTCGAATGGTATCAAGGTGCAGTCGTAATGGTATCCCATGATCCATATATGCTTGAAAAAGTCTCAAACAGGGTTCTTACACTAGACGATGGTTTCTACGATTATCGAGATTCTTATCAAAATTGGAAGCAGCATCATCGTCGCTCAACAGAAACGCAACACATCCATAATGAAATAGAGCGATTGAAGCTAGAACTATCCAATTTAATCAACCAAGAAATGAATACGGATGAGGAAGAGGACTTGATGGGCCAAATGCAGGCATTACACAAGCGAATTGAACAATTAAAATCTACTATCAACTAA
- a CDS encoding DUF418 domain-containing protein: MQPTPLPMNQRIATIDILRGIALFGIFLVNMPTFFMPDFKKSYYSLSIQYEGFDQWVRLFFDLFVQARFYPIFSFLFGFGFYIFLSKAELKSSQPRKLFSRRLFILLGFGILHLIFLWYGDILHTYALTGFLLLLFYYRKAKTIFIWAISLIVLYYTMTASQLLIPQSYMESLRYTNETVGTKKVADTIQMYTGANYGELIGYRFTNEVMPIIQLYLFSAPLILALFLLGLYVAKKGFISDVASHLKLVGRIWVMSGLLAVPLLIWLAIVQLNGVDYGFHQDTVHYLIQQISGLFLATFYIFSVVLFLHKAPLTKFFSALGAAGRMALTNYLLQTVFAVTLALGFDLYNKVGLTVGMLISIAFFSLQLVFSMYWLKHYRFGPAEWLWRTLTYKEKQPFKKNQMELSK; encoded by the coding sequence ATGCAGCCAACACCTTTACCTATGAATCAACGGATCGCAACGATCGATATCCTGAGGGGCATCGCGCTCTTTGGTATTTTCTTAGTTAATATGCCTACTTTTTTCATGCCTGATTTCAAAAAGAGTTATTATTCGTTATCTATTCAATATGAGGGCTTCGATCAGTGGGTCAGGCTATTCTTTGATTTGTTTGTGCAAGCTAGATTTTATCCAATCTTTTCATTTTTGTTCGGATTCGGATTCTATATCTTTCTTTCAAAAGCAGAATTGAAGTCCAGTCAACCTAGAAAGTTATTTTCTAGACGGCTCTTTATTCTTCTAGGCTTTGGTATCTTACACTTAATCTTTCTTTGGTACGGAGATATTTTACATACGTATGCACTGACAGGTTTCTTGTTATTGCTATTTTATTACCGGAAAGCAAAAACAATTTTCATATGGGCAATTTCACTGATTGTCCTCTATTACACAATGACTGCATCCCAGCTATTAATTCCACAATCTTATATGGAATCCTTACGATATACGAATGAAACAGTCGGCACTAAAAAAGTTGCAGATACGATTCAAATGTACACGGGTGCAAACTATGGCGAGCTGATTGGTTACCGGTTTACGAACGAGGTTATGCCAATCATACAACTTTATTTGTTTAGTGCACCTCTCATACTCGCTCTTTTCTTACTCGGTTTATATGTTGCAAAGAAAGGCTTTATCTCGGACGTCGCATCCCATTTGAAGCTTGTAGGTAGAATATGGGTGATGAGCGGTCTACTCGCAGTACCTCTATTAATTTGGCTAGCGATCGTGCAGCTCAACGGCGTCGATTACGGATTCCACCAGGATACTGTCCACTACCTCATACAACAGATCAGCGGCTTGTTTCTCGCAACCTTCTATATTTTCTCTGTCGTGCTGTTCTTACATAAAGCGCCACTGACAAAGTTCTTCAGTGCTCTTGGAGCAGCTGGCAGAATGGCATTGACCAACTATTTATTGCAGACCGTATTTGCGGTCACGCTCGCCTTAGGCTTTGATTTATATAACAAGGTTGGTTTAACCGTCGGAATGTTGATTTCAATCGCTTTCTTCTCTCTTCAACTAGTGTTCAGCATGTACTGGCTGAAACACTACCGATTTGGACCAGCCGAATGGCTCTGGCGTACACTGACATATAAAGAAAAACAACCATTCAAGAAAAATCAAATGGAACTTAGTAAGTGA
- a CDS encoding class I SAM-dependent rRNA methyltransferase, which produces MTQEMTLTIKSKHANKFNEGYPLIFRESVVNFHDLKEEGTILKLVDEQKKFIGRGYHGIQNKGYGWVLTRDEEEPINQYFFERKLKKAIDAREKFFNDPNTNAFRLFNGEGDGIGGLTIDYFDGFLLINWYSEGIYRFNESVLEALKSIFEFKGLYEKKRFDQKGQYIEDDDFVLGERAQFPIVVKENGVHFAIYLNDGAMVGVFLDQREVRKSIRDMYSNGKTVLNTFSYTGAFSVFAALGGAAKTTSVDLANRSMDKTKEQFSLNEIDYEAHEIRVMDVFNYFKYAVKKNIKFDMVILDPPSFARSKKHRFSVANDYKDLLKDAIAVTEDKGMIVASTNYAGFDMKKFKSFVEKAFKETNGKYKIIQEHSLPADFKTTKDFPEGDYLKVLFIEKIK; this is translated from the coding sequence ATGACGCAAGAAATGACATTAACAATAAAATCGAAACATGCAAACAAATTCAATGAGGGCTATCCACTTATTTTTAGAGAATCGGTTGTGAACTTTCATGATTTAAAAGAAGAGGGCACGATACTCAAGTTGGTGGATGAACAAAAAAAGTTTATCGGTAGAGGATACCACGGCATTCAAAACAAAGGCTATGGTTGGGTATTGACGCGTGATGAAGAAGAACCGATTAATCAATACTTTTTCGAGCGAAAATTGAAAAAAGCCATAGATGCACGAGAGAAATTCTTTAATGACCCGAATACGAACGCATTCCGTTTATTTAATGGTGAAGGTGACGGAATCGGTGGTCTCACGATCGATTATTTTGATGGCTTCCTATTGATAAATTGGTACAGTGAAGGAATTTATCGATTCAATGAATCTGTTTTAGAGGCATTGAAAAGCATTTTTGAATTCAAAGGTCTATATGAGAAAAAGCGATTTGATCAAAAAGGACAGTACATAGAGGATGATGACTTTGTACTCGGAGAACGTGCACAATTTCCAATTGTCGTGAAAGAAAACGGGGTCCATTTTGCGATTTACTTAAACGATGGTGCAATGGTTGGCGTATTCCTAGATCAAAGAGAAGTGAGGAAAAGTATTCGAGACATGTACTCGAATGGGAAGACAGTCCTTAATACGTTTTCTTACACAGGCGCATTTTCTGTATTTGCAGCACTAGGTGGAGCGGCGAAAACAACAAGCGTCGACCTCGCAAACCGTAGTATGGATAAAACAAAAGAGCAATTCAGCTTGAACGAAATCGATTATGAAGCACATGAAATCCGTGTTATGGATGTATTCAACTATTTCAAATATGCAGTGAAAAAGAACATTAAATTCGATATGGTCATTCTTGATCCACCAAGCTTCGCACGATCGAAGAAACATCGATTCAGTGTAGCAAATGACTATAAGGATCTACTGAAGGATGCCATCGCGGTCACAGAGGATAAAGGTATGATCGTAGCGTCCACAAATTACGCAGGATTCGATATGAAGAAATTCAAATCATTCGTGGAAAAAGCATTTAAAGAAACGAATGGAAAGTACAAAATCATTCAAGAACATTCACTACCAGCAGACTTCAAAACAACCAAAGACTTTCCAGAAGGAGATTACTTGAAAGTACTCTTCATCGAGAAAATTAAATAA
- a CDS encoding DUF6944 family repetitive protein, whose product MGKQQVIEITGSWTQAVGTILAAIGSTPSFNLPKQVDKNLRIVGNALQALGNAIQAAGSPTITLETTGNKIQVVGNLTVIYGIVADIPNVKKQEFEIAGNWLQALGALLAVFEQLSDIRKEFINILGNVLQSWGNSLQAIGGIIGLEGNDQLSTALDVNGSWIQALGSVFTAGGTTFQSEDEGED is encoded by the coding sequence GTGGGCAAGCAGCAGGTCATTGAAATTACGGGTTCTTGGACGCAAGCAGTCGGTACAATTCTTGCTGCTATTGGAAGTACGCCTAGTTTTAACCTACCAAAACAAGTCGATAAAAACCTCCGCATTGTAGGGAATGCGCTTCAAGCCCTCGGAAATGCAATTCAAGCCGCTGGCAGCCCAACCATTACGCTAGAAACAACGGGTAATAAGATTCAAGTTGTGGGGAACTTGACGGTTATCTATGGCATAGTCGCTGACATCCCTAATGTAAAAAAACAGGAGTTTGAAATTGCAGGGAACTGGTTACAAGCATTAGGAGCACTCCTTGCTGTCTTTGAACAATTAAGTGATATTCGAAAGGAATTCATTAATATACTCGGAAATGTATTACAATCATGGGGGAATTCTCTGCAAGCAATTGGTGGTATTATCGGTTTAGAAGGAAACGACCAATTGAGTACAGCTTTAGATGTAAACGGGAGTTGGATTCAAGCATTAGGTTCCGTTTTCACTGCAGGGGGTACAACTTTTCAAAGTGAAGATGAGGGCGAAGATTGA
- a CDS encoding glycosyltransferase has translation MKTTLIKVALVIFSVLIISSPYQADAKMNERVQETYTQKEAKLMSDLRKLWIDHTIWTRNYIVSAIASAEDQDAALSRLLQNQKDIGNAIKPYYGEKASKKLAELLTEHIVIAGELIEAAKNNDQANVKKYNEEWYRNADDIAQFLSSANPNWSKKDLKALLDEHLVLTLDEAVARLEKKWEADIEAFDKGEVHIIKFADALSEGIIKQFPKKFE, from the coding sequence ATGAAAACAACTTTAATTAAAGTGGCTTTAGTCATCTTTTCAGTTCTCATCATCTCTTCACCATACCAAGCAGATGCAAAAATGAATGAAAGGGTACAAGAAACGTATACCCAAAAAGAAGCCAAACTAATGTCTGATTTACGTAAATTGTGGATCGATCATACAATCTGGACGAGAAATTATATCGTTAGTGCGATTGCAAGTGCAGAAGACCAAGATGCTGCCTTATCGAGACTACTACAAAATCAAAAGGACATTGGTAATGCGATTAAACCGTACTATGGTGAGAAAGCAAGTAAGAAACTGGCTGAATTGCTAACGGAACACATTGTAATTGCTGGAGAACTTATTGAAGCGGCTAAGAACAACGATCAAGCGAATGTCAAAAAATACAATGAAGAATGGTATCGGAATGCAGATGACATTGCACAGTTTTTAAGCTCTGCTAATCCGAATTGGTCTAAGAAGGACTTGAAAGCGTTACTTGATGAGCATCTCGTCCTCACTTTAGATGAAGCGGTAGCGAGGCTTGAGAAGAAGTGGGAAGCAGACATCGAAGCGTTTGATAAAGGAGAAGTTCATATAATAAAATTTGCTGACGCCCTTTCTGAAGGCATCATTAAACAATTCCCGAAGAAATTTGAATAG
- a CDS encoding MFS transporter, with product MNYATEKQSHSYKRTIMILSVAVLLVVMNTTMFNVALPTILRDFNLSASEGAWIVSGYSIVLAICTITYTRLSDYLPIRGLLITGIGIFGIASILGIFASSFAWLLVARLCQAAGAAAIPGLSMVFASRYIPKRTRGQSMSMIASAASFGFGLGPVVGGWMTNAFDWNYLFIVTLFVLMVIPILFNQLPTEGIRKGQFDVLGGILTGVTITSFLLFISTREWYFIASFLVLAYVLWLRISRAEIPFIQPKLIQNRGYRKLLYISFLGFCTHFAILLLMPIMLEQIYGKSPSLVGMIIFPGAMFSAVAAIYVGRLIDRYGNIRVMVWAAFLLGLSTLIFGFLSPINEYMIMVGYMFTSFGFSSLSSSSTNEVTQILPKEQAAAGIGMKQLTQFVGSATGAVLGGILLELNDSTYTLFDFQFTFFTMAFLMTIAFLFLLSYKKKVASA from the coding sequence ATGAATTACGCAACAGAAAAACAATCTCATTCATATAAACGGACGATTATGATCTTGAGTGTGGCGGTCCTACTCGTTGTCATGAATACGACGATGTTTAATGTAGCACTACCTACTATCCTTAGGGATTTCAATTTATCTGCGTCAGAGGGCGCATGGATTGTGTCAGGATACTCAATCGTGCTTGCAATATGTACCATTACTTATACAAGATTGTCAGATTATTTACCGATAAGAGGTTTACTCATTACTGGAATTGGTATTTTCGGAATCGCATCAATTCTCGGGATCTTCGCCTCAAGTTTCGCGTGGCTACTGGTGGCACGCCTATGTCAGGCTGCTGGAGCTGCTGCAATACCGGGGCTATCCATGGTATTTGCTAGTAGATATATACCGAAAAGGACCAGAGGACAGTCGATGTCGATGATTGCTTCTGCAGCATCGTTTGGTTTCGGTTTAGGACCTGTAGTCGGAGGATGGATGACAAATGCTTTTGACTGGAATTATTTATTTATCGTGACACTGTTTGTCCTTATGGTCATACCTATTTTGTTTAACCAGCTCCCTACAGAAGGAATACGCAAAGGTCAATTCGACGTTCTCGGTGGTATATTGACTGGCGTGACGATTACATCCTTTCTACTCTTCATCTCAACTAGGGAGTGGTACTTTATTGCCTCATTCCTCGTTCTTGCCTATGTTCTTTGGTTAAGAATTTCACGCGCTGAAATACCGTTTATTCAACCAAAGCTCATCCAAAATCGAGGATACAGAAAACTTCTTTACATTAGTTTTCTCGGCTTTTGTACGCACTTTGCTATTCTTTTGCTCATGCCCATTATGCTGGAGCAAATTTACGGAAAGTCACCTTCATTAGTTGGGATGATTATCTTCCCAGGAGCGATGTTTTCAGCTGTTGCAGCCATCTATGTTGGACGACTCATCGATCGATATGGAAATATTCGAGTCATGGTTTGGGCAGCATTTTTACTCGGTTTATCAACATTAATTTTCGGCTTTTTATCACCGATTAACGAGTATATGATTATGGTCGGATATATGTTCACAAGCTTCGGATTCTCTAGCCTCTCCTCAAGTTCAACGAATGAAGTGACTCAGATTCTACCGAAAGAGCAAGCAGCAGCTGGTATAGGCATGAAGCAATTGACTCAGTTCGTAGGAAGTGCAACTGGAGCCGTTTTAGGAGGAATCTTATTGGAGTTAAACGATTCCACTTATACATTGTTTGATTTCCAATTCACATTTTTCACAATGGCCTTCCTCATGACAATTGCATTCTTGTTCTTATTAAGCTATAAGAAAAAAGTAGCATCTGCATAG